From a region of the Salvelinus alpinus chromosome 2, SLU_Salpinus.1, whole genome shotgun sequence genome:
- the LOC139544934 gene encoding zinc finger protein 271-like — MSYKETIASTMDRDKSSPFPSTLQETTGRSPPCTLLLGLVICRKTPGQSGTERGKEEHGDLISLRDIPNHCSLSGRGLSSGEPQQHHDADMKEMSLSRSEHLKKHQQRRIGKKPHHCCSGCGMSFAKQMELMNHEPIHNREKPYHCSQCGKRLAASKILKSHQRIDTEERIYTCFDCGKYFSRSGDLTAHQRIHTGEKPYSCDQCGKSFNHSGSLTKHQRIHTGEKPYSCDQCGKSFNQSGSLTTHQCIHTGERPYSCDQCGKSFRHSGSLTTHQRIHTGEKPYSCDQCGKSFTHSGSLTKHQRIHTGEKPYSCDQCRKSFNHSGSLTTHQCIHTGEKPYSCDQCGKSFRHSGSLTTHQRIHTGEKPYGCDQCGKSFNHSGNLTAHQRIHTGEKPYSCDQCGKSFSRSGALTAHQRIHTGEKPYSCDQCGKSFNQSGALTTHQRIHTGEKPYSCDQCGKSFNHSGALTTHQRIHTGEKPYSCDQCGRNFNHSGSLSTHQCIHTGEQPYSCDQCGKSFSRSGDLTTHQRIHTGEKPYSCDQCGKSFNRSGDLTAHQRIHTGEKPYSCDQCGKSFNRSGALTTHLRIHTGEKPYSCDLCGKSFNQSGDLTTHQRIHTGEKPYSCDQCGKSFNHSGSLTKHQRIHTGERPYSCDQCGKSFNHSGSLTKHQRIHTGEKPYSCDHCGKSFALSGNLTTHQRIHTGEKPYSCDQCGKSFRKIEYLTIHQRIHTGEKPYSCDQCGKSFSQNSTLTTHQVIHTGEKPYSCQCGKRFAHSGSLKQHQKPQTCHLSSPPPVPDP; from the exons ATGTCATACAAAGAAACAATAGCTTCCACAATGGATCGG gacaaatcTAGCCcgttcccctccaccctccaggaGACAACAGGTCGATCGCCTCCCTGTACTTTACTGCTGGGTCTGGTCATCTGCAGGAAAACACCAGGGCAGAGTGGAActgagagaggaaaagaggaacATGGAGATTTGATTTCATTAA GGGACATCCCTAATCATTGCTCTCTTAGTGGGAGGGGCTTAtcatctggggagcctcaacaacatcatgatgctgaCATGAAAGAGatgagtctctccagatcagaacacctcaagaaacaccagcagagacgtATAGGGAAGAAACCTCACCACTGCTGTTCTGGCTGTGGGATGAGTTTTGCTAAACAGATGGAATTGATGAACCATGAGCCGATTCACAATAGAGAGAAACCGTACCACTGCTCACAGTGTGGGAAGCGTTTAGCTGCATCTAAAATCTTAAAATCTCATCAGAGAATTGATACAGAGGAGAGGATTTACACCTGCTTTGATTGTGGGAAATACTTCAGTCGTTCAGGAGACCTGACTgcacaccaacgcatacacacaggagagaagccttatagctgtgatcagtgtgggaagagcttcaatcaTTCAGGATCCCTGACTAaacaccaacgcatacacacaggagagaaaccttatagctgtgatcagtgtgggaagagcttcaatcaATCAGGATCCCTGACTACACACcaatgcatacacacaggagagagaccttatagctgtgatcagtgtgggaagagcttccgTCATTCAGGATCCCTGACTacacaccaacgcatacacacaggagagaagccttatagttgtgatcagtgtgggaagagcttcactCATTCAGGATCCCTGACTAaacaccaacgcatacacacaggagagaagccttatagctgtgatcagtgtagGAAGAGCTTCAATCATTCAGGATCCCTGACTACACACcaatgcatacacacaggagagaaaccttatagctgtgatcagtgtgggaagagcttccgTCATTCAGGATCCCTGACTacacaccaacgcatacacacaggagagaagccttatggctgtgatcagtgtgggaagagcttcaatcaTTCAGGAAACCTGACTgcacaccaacgcatacacacaggagagaagccttatagctgtgatcagtgtgggaagagcttcagtcGATCAGGAGCCCTGACTgcacaccaacgcatacacacaggagagaagccttatagctgtgatcagtgtgggaagagcttcaatcaATCAGGAGCACTGACTacacaccaacgcatacacacaggagagaagccttatagctgtgatcagtgtgggaagagcttcaatcaTTCAGGAGCACTGACTacacaccaacgcatacacacaggagagaagccttatagctgtgatcagtgtgggaggAACTTCAATCATTCAGGATCCCTGTCTACACACcaatgcatacacacaggagagcagccttatagctgtgatcagtgtgggaagagcttcagtcGATCAGGAGACCTGACTacacaccaacgcatacacacaggagagaagccttatagctgtgatcagtgtgggaagagcttcaatcgATCAGGAGACCTGACTgcacaccaacgcatacacacaggagagaagccttatagttgtgatcagtgtgggaagagcttcaatcgATCAGGAGCCCTGACTACACACctacgcatacacacaggagagaagccttatagctgtgatctgtgtgggaagagcttcaatcaATCAGGAGACCTGACTacacaccaacgcatacacacaggagagaagccttatagctgtgatcagtgtgggaagagtttcaatCATTCAGGATCTCTGACTAaacaccaacgcatacacacaggagagagaccttatagctgtgatcagtgtgggaagagtttcaatCATTCAGGATCCCTGACTAaacaccaacgcatacacacaggagagaagccttatagctgtgatcattgTGGGAAGAGCTTTGCTCTATCTGGTAACCTGACTACACACCagcgcatacacacaggagagaagccatatagctgtgatcagtgtgggaagagtttcaggAAGATAGAATACTTGACTATACACCagcgcatacacacaggagagaaaccttatagctgtgatcagtgtgggaagagtttttctcaAAATTCCACCCTGACTACACACCAGGtcatacacactggagagaaaccttactcCTGTCAATGTGGAAAGAGATTTGCTCATTCAGGGTCACTGAAACAACACCAGAAACCACAAACATGTCATCTTTCATCTCCGCCACCAGTTCCAGATCCCTAA